A genomic window from Candidatus Deferrimicrobium borealis includes:
- the dusB gene encoding tRNA dihydrouridine synthase DusB has translation MDFRGKLILAPLAGVTDTTFRRLCRENGADIVVTEMVSAKGLLCDPLRSGRYLAFDEAERPVGAQLFGSDPGEIAEAAAEVARRGFDFVDINMGCPVRKVTGGGSGAAILSKPRLAGEIAREAVRAAGIPVTVKIRSGFGTEKETYLAVAEELFAARVAAVTLHPRHRGQMFAGTADWTHIAALKRAFPRETIIGNGDVRAPGDAARMLAETGCDSVMIGRAAMGNPWIFAALKREVALPAGPAGTLPFALSPTPEARRALILRHGEEMFLRHGEHGMKEMRKHLAWYSRGIPGAAVFRSELPRISDPDTFRAAVGRFF, from the coding sequence ATGGATTTCCGGGGGAAACTGATCCTCGCCCCCCTGGCGGGGGTGACGGACACGACGTTCCGGCGCCTGTGCCGGGAGAACGGCGCCGACATCGTGGTGACCGAGATGGTGTCGGCGAAGGGGCTCCTGTGCGACCCCCTCCGGTCCGGGCGGTACCTCGCATTCGACGAGGCCGAGCGTCCCGTGGGCGCCCAGCTGTTCGGTTCCGATCCCGGGGAGATCGCGGAAGCCGCGGCCGAGGTCGCCCGGCGCGGGTTCGACTTCGTGGACATCAACATGGGGTGTCCCGTGCGGAAGGTGACCGGCGGCGGTTCCGGGGCGGCGATCCTCTCCAAACCGCGCCTCGCCGGGGAGATCGCCCGGGAGGCGGTCCGGGCGGCCGGGATCCCGGTGACCGTCAAGATCCGGTCGGGCTTCGGAACGGAGAAGGAGACGTACCTCGCGGTGGCGGAGGAACTGTTCGCCGCCCGTGTCGCCGCCGTGACCCTGCATCCCCGTCACCGGGGACAGATGTTCGCGGGAACCGCGGACTGGACGCACATCGCCGCCCTGAAGCGGGCGTTCCCTCGGGAAACGATCATCGGCAACGGGGATGTCCGGGCGCCGGGGGACGCCGCCCGGATGCTCGCCGAAACCGGATGCGACAGCGTGATGATCGGGCGGGCCGCCATGGGAAACCCGTGGATCTTCGCGGCCTTGAAGCGGGAGGTCGCCCTCCCCGCCGGTCCCGCCGGGACGCTCCCCTTCGCCCTGTCCCCCACCCCGGAAGCGCGACGCGCCCTGATCCTGCGGCACGGCGAGGAGATGTTCCTGCGCCACGGGGAACACGGGATGAAGGAGATGCGCAAGCACCTCGCCTGGTACAGCCGCGGGATCCCGGGCGCCGCCGTCTTCCGGTCGGAATTGCCGAGGATCTCCGACCCGGACACGTTCCGGGCCGCCGTCGGGCGCTTCTTTTGA
- a CDS encoding ATP-binding protein, with translation MSDLLRQTLESVNIGILVFDVAGKLAYINPAAEEILQGSSQALAGKHFRTLFRGSPEAVRIVRKAIEENTPVTGFDVALKPAGGARKVPLRGTASIPVMLGASPLSGTSGDPQGAVLSVKSSEILSLVGQEERAAVRAEEMQMLAYGIAHEIKNPLGGILGAAQWILRGESPDEDRAEGVRLILREARRINDLVEKMLEMGKTPPPPRPFALLPLLREAEQLLLSEARAQGKEIRFDLRVDPSLPSISGHPNTVYRALLNILKNAVEAIERAGTVGIEARMNVNYRFARGRGRKRSYLEVEITDSGRGMTEEELRKALLPFYTTKARGTGLGLVMARQAVTRLGGKMEIRSSPGAGTAVLLSLPVDPGRKAAT, from the coding sequence TTGAGCGACCTCCTCCGGCAGACCCTGGAGTCGGTCAACATCGGGATCCTCGTCTTCGACGTCGCGGGAAAGCTGGCGTACATCAACCCCGCCGCCGAAGAGATTCTGCAAGGCTCCTCCCAGGCGCTCGCCGGGAAACATTTCCGGACTCTTTTCCGGGGAAGCCCGGAAGCGGTCCGGATCGTCCGGAAGGCGATCGAGGAGAACACGCCGGTCACGGGCTTCGACGTGGCGTTGAAACCCGCGGGAGGGGCGCGGAAGGTTCCGCTCCGGGGGACCGCTTCCATCCCGGTGATGCTCGGCGCCTCACCGCTCTCCGGAACGTCCGGCGACCCGCAGGGGGCGGTCCTCTCGGTCAAATCGTCGGAGATCCTCTCGCTCGTCGGCCAGGAGGAACGGGCGGCGGTCCGCGCCGAGGAGATGCAGATGCTGGCGTACGGAATCGCCCACGAGATCAAGAATCCCCTGGGCGGCATCCTCGGGGCGGCACAGTGGATCCTGCGCGGGGAAAGCCCGGACGAGGACCGCGCCGAGGGGGTCCGGCTGATCCTTCGCGAGGCGCGGCGGATCAACGACCTCGTGGAGAAGATGCTCGAGATGGGGAAAACTCCCCCGCCCCCCCGGCCCTTCGCTCTCCTGCCCCTGCTGCGCGAGGCGGAGCAGCTTCTCCTCTCCGAGGCCCGCGCCCAGGGGAAGGAGATCCGGTTCGATCTCCGCGTCGACCCGAGCCTCCCCTCGATCTCCGGGCACCCGAACACCGTCTACCGGGCCCTCCTCAACATATTGAAGAACGCCGTGGAGGCGATCGAGCGGGCGGGAACCGTCGGGATCGAAGCGCGGATGAACGTCAACTACCGGTTCGCCCGGGGCCGGGGCAGGAAGCGTTCGTACCTCGAGGTCGAGATCACCGACAGCGGGAGAGGGATGACGGAAGAGGAGCTGCGCAAGGCACTCCTCCCCTTCTACACCACGAAGGCCCGCGGTACGGGACTCGGCCTGGTGATGGCCCGGCAGGCGGTGACGCGGCTCGGAGGGAAGATGGAGATCCGGTCTTCTCCCGGCGCCGGAACCGCGGTATTACTATCCCTTCCGGTCGATCCCGGGAGAAAGGCCGCGACGTGA